A DNA window from Nerophis lumbriciformis linkage group LG33, RoL_Nlum_v2.1, whole genome shotgun sequence contains the following coding sequences:
- the pheta1 gene encoding sesquipedalian-1, translating to MKLNERSVAYYATCDSPPDKTGFLFKKGERNTAYHRRWFVLKGNMLFYFEERESREPIGVIVLEGCTVELCESAEEFAFAIKFDCARARVYKMAADNQAAMESWVKALSRASFDYMRLVVKELERQLEEIQEAANGSRARTSKRGSKSRSGASSSSLSSLSSSSSTSSTSASGQKTHQDDSQLISGSYRENGVAWSKPHLANGSPDGVSSCVAWEGGPDPGNGCFGMDHRANGARAPPVPPRRRGASLESPVCPGTGCFTKLHDWYGLEVEELRAQWLQNQ from the coding sequence ATGAAGCTGAACGAACGCAGCGTGGCTTACTACGCCACCTGCGACTCGCCGCCCGACAAGACGGGCTTCCTGTTCAAAAAGGGCGAGCGCAACACAGCTTACCACCGCCGCTGGTTTGTCCTGAAGGGCAACATGCTTTTCTACTTCGAGGAGCGGGAAAGCCGCGAGCCCATCGGCGTCATCGTCCTGGAGGGCTGCACCGTGGAGCTCTGCGAGTCGGCCGAGGAGTTCGCCTTCGCCATCAAATTTGACTGCGCTCGGGCGCGGGTGTACAAGATGGCGGCCGACAACCAGGCCGCCATGGAGTCGTGGGTGAAGGCGTTGTCACGGGCAAGCTTTGACTACATGAGGCTGGTGGTGAAGGAGCTGGAGAGGCAGCTGGAGGAGATCCAGGAGGCTGCCAACGGAAGCAGGGCAAGGACGTCCAAGCGAGGGTCCAAATCAAGATCTGGAGCGTCTTCGTCATCGTTATCCtctttatcatcatcatcaagcACTTCTTCCACGTCTGCCTCAGGACAAAAGACACACCAGGATGATTCCCAGCTCATATCTGGATCTTACAGAGAGAACGGTGTAGCATGGAGCAAACCACACTTGGCTAACGGTTCCCCTGACGGAGTGTCCTCCTGCGTGGCCTGGGAGGGAGGGCCTGACCCTGGGAACGGCTGCTTTGGGATGGATCACCGGGCCAACGGGGCCAGAGCACCACCTGTGCCACCCAGAAGAAGAGGAGCCTCTCTGGAGAGCCCCGTCTGCCCTGGCACCGGATGCTTTACCAAGCTTCACGACTGGTACGGCCTGGAGGTGGAGGAACTGAGGGCCCAGTGGCTGCAGAACCAATAA